In the Flagellimonas eckloniae genome, AACCTTTAGCTTTTAAGAATTTAATGTAGCGCATATATTCCTTTTCGTCTTTTCGTTGGGAATATACTATTGCCAATTTCCCCTTCTGGGTCAATCTTTCATTGGTTCCTTTAATGTATGATTTATCAATACGCTTTTTAATGATTTCATACCTGGCATTGTAGGTGCCATCTACATCAAATCGTTTTTCGTCCATTCTAAATCGTATGGACAGGGAAGTACTGTACACTAAAATTAGGGAAGCCACATCCAATTTTACTGGAAGTTTGGTCTTAAGCGCGTAATATTTGTTTTCCATATCACACATAACCTGTAGTTGCCACAACCTTAGATTACTTAGGTAAAGCTTATCAAAATTACGGTCATTGGCAATGGAACTTCCAATATACATATTGTGCTCTACTCCATCTGTTTTGTATCTCTCAAAGTAATGTGGAAACATTTTTTGGGCATCAACTTGTTTTCTATCCAATAAAGAAGCAAGCTGCATATTGGCTTCCATCACACTATTGTCATAATTCCGGCGATGGTCGTAATATGATTCTGTAGTTGGATCTATTTGACTCTCATACTTCTCAACAAGCAGATTTATCTCCTTATCCTCTTTCTTTAAATGTTTGAAAACAGGTGCTACTTCTTCCTGTACAAAAATCAAAAATTGCCTGCTCAGTATGGGTATAAAGTGTTTCTCTTAACTCTTCAAGATAGGTGTCCACCCTAAACATCAACTCCTCATAAATGGGAAGTTTATACTTTTTGACAGCTGACCAGAGTACTTCATTAATTTCTGAAAGCTGAATCATTAAATCCCTCTGTATTGAGAGATTTCTTTCTTTTGAGGACTCCTTAATATCAATCTGTCCATACAGCGGATAAACATCTTTAAATACTATTTCCTTAAAAACAGGTTGATTTCCAATCAGTTCGTCCGACATGAACCGCTTGGCCTCCTCTTGAAATTTCCAATAGACGGAAGAATGAACCGTTGTACACTCGTGTTGAATAATGGCATCAACCAAATTTTCCTCTTCTTCTATGGATCGTATAACCGCGGAAACAATAAATGGCATTACATCATCCAGCTTGTTCGCATTTATGCTGTTAAGCTCATTTACCGTGGTAGAAACCAATTCCAAAACACCCAAAAGGTTTCCATTGTCCGCAATTGGTGCCAAAATAGCACTTTTTATCCCCTGCTCATGAAGGTTCTTGTAGGGTTGACCTCCGTTGGTCTTTTTATAATATTTTTTTCTACATTGGAAATGGCAAAATAGGTGTTCTCCTTAAAGAGTTTATCATAGGAATAACCGCATAGCATGGTATCGCAAGATTCCATTTCCTTACCCTTTAGAATGTGGCTTTCGATACCCTTCCCATATATTTTTAGGAATCGATTTGTCTTGGAATCATATCCCGCAAACCCAACGCTGATTTTTTTTAAGGTTAAAAAGCGACCTAAAGGTATCCTGAAAACTGTCCATAAAGTTTTCATTTCCTCTTTTATTGCTTCCAATAAGTGTGGATTTTATTTCCGAAATGGAATGTTCGGCAGTTACATCGAACATATTGGAGATTACAAAACCCTTTGAAATAAAACTGTTTGGCGGTATTTTTTCTTTCCAAAGATCTAGATTGTCAAAATTTTCCAAGAGTTCGTCAACGTCTTCCTGAGAAAGTTCCTTTGATTTGTCTGTAGGAATGATTTCCATAAAATCTGCATTGTACAGTATTCTATAATGTCTCATTACCCCATTTGCGTCCGGAATATCATAAAACAAAGGTCTTTTAAAGTCCATTTTAAAACCGTAGTAGTAACTCAGTACCACGGTACATTTCATGATATAATTGAGCTCCATGGGTAAATTCCGGATTTCCAGCTCAAATCCTTCACCTGCATTCTGCAAAATATTTTGAAACCTTTCGGAGGAGTTAAAAAACCAAATTATCAAATGGCGTGGAAGCTGTCTTAATCTCATTCAAGGTAAGCACCGGGGCAAATGTGTCCGCCAGAATGGTGCTAATCACATCCTCATGCTTCTTTAACAGCCCAACATCATCAAAACCTTCCCGTAGTTCAGGAAAAGGTGCCTGTGCATCCAATACGTGCTTGGCCCTATTTACCAAGTACACATCCTTGCTTTCTAGCTGATTATCATAGTGTTCCAATAATTTATTGAAACTTATCAACTGCAACATGGGACTTTCAGCATTGTAGTTTTGCTCCATACCAGTATTAGACGAGGTTTAGCCTATAAAGTTACAAAAAGAAAATATGCGCCAATGTTAAGGGAATCTTTATGGTTTTAACTGCAATTTTTAGATATTTAGTAAAATTTGCTGAATGTCATCGACCACAAGACTTGACCGCGCTTACCAAAATGCCAAAATCATCTCTTTTGATGATGACTCAAAGTTTATCTTTTTTAGCGATTGCCATAGGGGAGATAATAGCTTTGCTGATGATTTCGCAAATAACCGAAACATTTATTTTCATGCTCTAAACCATTATTATCGTGAAGGATTTGAGTATTGTGAACTGGGCGATGGCGACGAACTATGGGAAAACCTCAGCTTTGAATCCATTTTTGAAGCTCACAAAAATATTTTTCAATTGTTACGTCAATTCCATTTGGAAAACCGGTTACATATGGTTTGGGGAAATCATGATATGGTATATAGGGACGAGACTTATGTGAGCAAACATCTCTCAAGTTATTTTGAACCTATTGATGATTCGGACAAGGCTCTTTTTGAAGGCATAACGTACCATGAAGCACTTATTCTAAAACATAAGGAAAATGGACAAGAACTGTTCTGCACCCATGGACACCAGGCCGATTGGTGGAATTATGTTTGTTGGCGTATTGGTCGGTTTTTGGTTCGCATTCTTTGGAAACCTTTACAGGTGGTTGGAATTGCAGATCCAACCAGTCCAGCTAAAAACTACAAAGAACTCATACGAATTGAACGGCGGATCAAGCGTTGGATTTTAAAGAATACCCTAAAAATTACAATTGTAGGGCATACGCATAGACCTCGCTTTCCCGAACCAGGTCAAATTCCTTTGTTTAATGATGGTAGTTGTGTTCACCCAAGAAGTATTACCGGAATTGAGATTGAAAATGGGAAAATTTCATTAATCAAGTGGCAAATTGCAACAAAACCTGATGGTACGCTACAAATTGTTCGGATTTTGCTGGAAGGCCCTGAAAAATTAGCACATTATAAAACGGAATAGCCTTTATGCTCTCTTTGCTAATGTTTTTATTACCGTTACAAATTTATCAAGCTCTTCTGTAGTAGTATATACGTTGGGGGTTATCCTACAACCATTCACGTTGGCATATTCAATTCCAACGGTCCATATCTGAAACTCTTCCAGTAAGGTCTTGGCCAAATCCTTGGCTCCCATATTGGTGAGACCAACATTGGCTATTCCACAACTTCGTTCTTCTGCCTCCGGGGTATTGATAATTACATTTTCAACATTTCGCAATTGATCGCTCCAGTACCTTTGAATGAATCGCAGTCTATTTTCCTTTCGTTTCAATCCAATCATTTCAAGATAATCAATGGCATCATTTATGGCCAAATCTGAATGCACAGGGTGGGTTCCGATATGGTTCAATCGCTGAATTTTATCAGAATCAGTTACATGATCCGCCAATAGCGGCCATATTTTTCCAATATTTTTCTTGGCAACATATAACATGCCCGTGCCCAAAGGAGCACTTAACCATTTATGCAGACTTGAACCGTAATAGTCACAATTCAATTCACTAATGTTGACCTCAAAATGGCCTATACAATGTGCACCATCTACCAAAACCTCAACTCCATAGCTATGTGCCATATCACAAATTTTACGGATGGGAAGAATATGTCCAGTAATATTGATCATATGGCTGACCATTATCAATCTGGTGTTTGAGGTGATTTGGGATTCATATAATGTAACCAATTCATCATCCGAATTTGGATGGTTCGGTACAGAAACTTCTTTACAAACAACACCATAACGTTCACTAATCTGACGAAAATGGTCTCGCATTGAACCGTAATCCTGAATGGCGAATATGGCTTCATCACCTTTTTTCCAAGGATATCCTCCAATAATCATATCCAAAGATTCCGTAGTATTACGAGTGATTATCAATTCTTCAGACTGACAGCCGACCAAATTTGCCAGTCTGGCAGCTACTTTTTTCTTGTTGTCCCACTGTACCGTTCGCATATAAAAAGAAGCTTCATAATTTACATTCTTAATATGCTTAAGATGGTTGTTCATGATTGGGATGGGCACAAAATTGTAGTACCCATTTTCAAGATTTATATAGTCTGGTTTAAGGGAGTAGTCCTTTCGGATTCTTTTCCAAAATTCATCATCATTGTTTTTAGGGTAAGGTAGGTTTGTATCTTCATTTTGTGCGCTTACCGGTATTGAAAGAAAAGGCGTGACCACCGCCGCTTGCCCCAAGCGTTTTAAAAATTGTCTTTTTTTCATAATTTTTCAATTTATTGGTTAAACGTATCTTTTGAAAGCATTGAAAAGAACCCTAAATTGAGCTATACCTAGCTCAATTTACAATATAACTCAGAATTGGAACAACTTCAATCCATATTAAATCAAATTCCAATAAGGCATGACATTGCCTCACATTTAATGCTCCTTGGGGTAGTTCAAGGATTTTTTTTAAGTTTTGTCATTTTTGCTAGGGCAAGAAAGAACTCGGCAATAACCTTTTTGGGTTGGTCTTTATTTTTTCAGTCACTGGTTTTTTTAGATACATACCTGTGCTATACAGGGCTTATTAAATACATGCTTCATTTTAACGATTCTACGGAAGTGTTTGTACTACTGATAGCTCCAACAATTTATTTTTTCACTTATGCCTTGTTAGAGAGAAAGCCAATTACCTTAAAAAAACACTGGCCACATTTTTTGCTCCCTTTCGTTTATGGACTATCGCAAATCAATTATTACAAGGGGCCTTTAGCCGTAAAACTCAACGCATACCTAGGAGCTTACTATGATAATCTGGGTTACATACCTGTTCCAGACTCCTTTAATTTTACCTATCATATTATAAAAGATGAATTTAGATGGATGATTCTTTTCAGTTTTGTCCTCTACCTTGTTCTTTCGGCTAGATTAGTTTTTAAGTCGAGACGCAAAAAGGGATTGGCTCCAAAAAAAATAAAGCTTGACAAATATGCTTTTTCCAGAAACACGGTTGCGCTTTTTGTTTTTTTGCTGATTTTCCTATTTCTTATTTTCTTAAATCATGATGATGATAGTGGGGATCACTATATTGCCATTCTGCAAACCGTAATCACCTTCATCACAACTTTTTTTATCATTTCAGAATCTCGATTTTTTGAAAATTCCTGGATTGCGGACAAATATGAAACACTTACCTCCAACGGGTTAAATTTTATTGAAATTGAAAGCTTTATCCACGATAACAATTACTTTAAATCTTCGGAAGCAACTCTAAACGACCTTGCTAAAAAGCTTGAAACAAACCCCAATTTGGTTTCCAAACTGATCAATACCGAAACCGGAAGCAACTTCAACGACTATATCAATCAAAAAAGAGTACAGTTAGCCCAAGAAAAACTGATTAAGGCAGAGTATGCCCATTTAACGGTTGAAGCTATTGGAAATTTAGTCGGTTTTAGCTCAAAATCAGCATTTTACAATGCATTTAAAAAGTATGTGGGCACCTCTCCATCACAGTATTCAAAAAACAAAGTTTCTCCAGAATTGTAATTCAATACACTTCGGCTCCTCTTAAATTCCAATTCTTCTTCTTTGCTTCCCATCTTTGACCAAACAATTTTAACTATGGAGACAAAGATTCGCCGCTACGACTTGGATTGGTTACGAGTAATCGTTTTTGGATTGCTTATTTTTTACCATGTAGGTATGTTTTTTGTACCCTGGGGATGGCATGTTAAAAACAATGTAACCTATGATTGGCTACGTTGGCCTATGATATTTCTAAACCAATGGCGCTTGCCCATCCTATTTGTTATTTCAGGAATGGGCACGTATTATGCCTTGGGAAAAAGAAGTCTTTGAAAATTTAACCTGGAACGCTATTTAAGATTGGGTATTCCACTTGGTGTAGGGATGTTGCTCATTGTGCCTCCCCAAGTGTATTTTGAACGCCTTGCAAATGCACAATTTTCAGGGTCTTATTTTGAGTTCTTTACCACCATTGCCTTTGAAGGTATTTATCCCGAGGGAAATATAAGCTGGCACCACCTCTGGTTTTTACCCTATCTTTTTCTGTTTTCATTGGTGCTCTCTCCCATTCTTGTGTATCTACGTAGAAATGAAACAAAATTTGTAGAATGGATTAAACGACAGATTCAAAAACCATATGGACTTTACATTTTTGTTATCCCCTTATATGTACTTGAAGCCTGCGTAGAACCTTTTTTCGACATTACCCACGCATTGATTGATGATTGGTTCAATATAAGTTTTAGTATTGTTTTGTTCTTCTTTGGTTTTTTGTTGATAGCAACCAAGGATACCTTCTGGGAATGCTTGAAAAGCATAAAAACCAAAGCTTTGTTCATAGGGATCATTGCTTTCTCAAGTCAGGTTATCATATGGCTCTTCTTTGAAGATGGTTATATTATTCACTTTACCGAAGCAATGCTAAAGTGGTGAATATTTGGTCTTGGATTTTGGTGCAAAATGTAATAAAGGATATACTGCCCTGTTGCATAGGCAAGTGGTTTTACTGGGC is a window encoding:
- a CDS encoding metallophosphoesterase — encoded protein: MSSTTRLDRAYQNAKIISFDDDSKFIFFSDCHRGDNSFADDFANNRNIYFHALNHYYREGFEYCELGDGDELWENLSFESIFEAHKNIFQLLRQFHLENRLHMVWGNHDMVYRDETYVSKHLSSYFEPIDDSDKALFEGITYHEALILKHKENGQELFCTHGHQADWWNYVCWRIGRFLVRILWKPLQVVGIADPTSPAKNYKELIRIERRIKRWILKNTLKITIVGHTHRPRFPEPGQIPLFNDGSCVHPRSITGIEIENGKISLIKWQIATKPDGTLQIVRILLEGPEKLAHYKTE
- a CDS encoding aminotransferase class V-fold PLP-dependent enzyme; translated protein: MKKRQFLKRLGQAAVVTPFLSIPVSAQNEDTNLPYPKNNDDEFWKRIRKDYSLKPDYINLENGYYNFVPIPIMNNHLKHIKNVNYEASFYMRTVQWDNKKKVAARLANLVGCQSEELIITRNTTESLDMIIGGYPWKKGDEAIFAIQDYGSMRDHFRQISERYGVVCKEVSVPNHPNSDDELVTLYESQITSNTRLIMVSHMINITGHILPIRKICDMAHSYGVEVLVDGAHCIGHFEVNISELNCDYYGSSLHKWLSAPLGTGMLYVAKKNIGKIWPLLADHVTDSDKIQRLNHIGTHPVHSDLAINDAIDYLEMIGLKRKENRLRFIQRYWSDQLRNVENVIINTPEAEERSCGIANVGLTNMGAKDLAKTLLEEFQIWTVGIEYANVNGCRITPNVYTTTEELDKFVTVIKTLAKRA
- a CDS encoding helix-turn-helix domain-containing protein, with product MEQLQSILNQIPIRHDIASHLMLLGVVQGFFLSFVIFARARKNSAITFLGWSLFFQSLVFLDTYLCYTGLIKYMLHFNDSTEVFVLLIAPTIYFFTYALLERKPITLKKHWPHFLLPFVYGLSQINYYKGPLAVKLNAYLGAYYDNLGYIPVPDSFNFTYHIIKDEFRWMILFSFVLYLVLSARLVFKSRRKKGLAPKKIKLDKYAFSRNTVALFVFLLIFLFLIFLNHDDDSGDHYIAILQTVITFITTFFIISESRFFENSWIADKYETLTSNGLNFIEIESFIHDNNYFKSSEATLNDLAKKLETNPNLVSKLINTETGSNFNDYINQKRVQLAQEKLIKAEYAHLTVEAIGNLVGFSSKSAFYNAFKKYVGTSPSQYSKNKVSPEL
- a CDS encoding acyltransferase family protein produces the protein METKIRRYDLDWLRVIVFGLLIFYHVGMFFVPWGWHVKNNVTYDWLRWPMIFLNQWRLPILFVISGMGTYYALGKRSL